From the genome of Leptolyngbya iicbica LK, one region includes:
- a CDS encoding MBL fold metallo-hydrolase: MSDTENQFLVRFWGVRGSIACPGSHTVRYGGNTSCIEMRVGGQLLIFDGGTGLRELGLKLLSEMPLDVTMFFTHSHWDHIQGFPFFVPAFVPGNKIDIYGAIAPNGSTIEQRLNDQMLHPNFPVPLQIMGADMKFCDIDVGEAVQLGDVKVENTLLNHPGEAVGYRVSWNGRAAAYISDTEHFPDRLDENVLWLARDADVMIYDATYTDSEYHNEKSSKVGWGHSTWQEAVKVAKAANVKQLVIFHHDPLHNDEFMDEIAQDTAEQYPNSVVAKEGMVIDLMSAPESAVLA, translated from the coding sequence ATGTCTGATACAGAAAACCAGTTCTTGGTCCGTTTTTGGGGAGTCCGTGGCAGCATTGCTTGCCCTGGATCTCACACTGTGCGCTACGGCGGCAACACCTCCTGTATTGAGATGCGGGTGGGTGGCCAGCTGCTCATTTTTGACGGCGGTACTGGCTTAAGAGAACTGGGCTTAAAACTTTTATCCGAAATGCCCCTGGACGTGACGATGTTTTTTACCCACTCACACTGGGATCACATTCAAGGCTTTCCCTTTTTTGTTCCGGCTTTTGTACCGGGCAACAAAATTGACATTTATGGCGCGATCGCGCCCAATGGCAGCACAATCGAGCAGCGTTTGAATGACCAAATGCTGCATCCCAATTTCCCCGTACCGCTGCAGATTATGGGTGCGGATATGAAATTCTGCGATATTGATGTTGGCGAAGCCGTGCAGCTCGGTGACGTCAAAGTTGAGAACACGCTGCTCAATCATCCTGGTGAAGCTGTCGGCTATCGAGTCAGTTGGAATGGCCGAGCTGCTGCCTACATTTCTGATACTGAACATTTTCCCGATCGGCTGGATGAAAATGTTTTATGGCTCGCGCGTGATGCTGATGTCATGATTTACGACGCGACTTATACCGACAGCGAGTACCACAACGAAAAATCCAGCAAAGTGGGTTGGGGGCACTCCACCTGGCAAGAAGCCGTAAAAGTTGCCAAGGCGGCCAACGTCAAGCAACTCGTGATTTTCCATCACGATCCGTTGCACAACGATGAGTTTATGGATGAAATTGCTCAAGACACCGCAGAGCAGTATCCCAACAGCGTTGTGGCCAAAGAGGGAATGGTCATTGATCTGATGTCGGCTCCAGAGTCTGCCGTGCTCGCCTAG
- the surE gene encoding 5'/3'-nucleotidase SurE, whose amino-acid sequence MKLLISNDDGVFAMGIRALADTLATAGHQVVVVCPDRERSATGHGLTLHDPIRAESVEGVFHPEIQAWACSGTPSDCVKLALGAILDSPPDMVLSGINQGANLGTDVLYSGTVSAAMEGVIEGIPAIAFSLTSFTSRDFEPAAQFARQLLETLAAQPLPEPMLLNVNIPPVAAADIPGCVIARQGVRRYIDMFEKRVDPRGKTYYWLAGEVLEPVAHDEDSYQLLAEQLEQLPQFQALAQMPTDVLAIQENWITMTPLQYNLTSHAGMMQLQAWQAQCECSSLRPDASDGAVKS is encoded by the coding sequence ATGAAACTACTCATTAGCAATGACGACGGTGTATTTGCCATGGGCATTCGGGCACTGGCAGACACCCTCGCGACTGCCGGACACCAGGTAGTGGTGGTTTGTCCCGATCGCGAACGCTCGGCCACTGGGCATGGTTTGACCCTACATGACCCTATTCGGGCTGAGTCGGTGGAAGGCGTGTTTCATCCCGAGATTCAAGCGTGGGCCTGCTCAGGTACCCCCTCTGACTGCGTGAAACTCGCCCTGGGGGCAATTCTCGACAGCCCGCCGGATATGGTGCTCTCAGGAATTAATCAGGGTGCCAACTTGGGGACGGATGTGCTGTATTCCGGCACAGTCTCGGCAGCGATGGAAGGCGTGATTGAAGGGATTCCCGCGATCGCTTTCAGCCTCACCAGTTTTACGTCCCGTGACTTTGAGCCTGCTGCTCAGTTTGCGCGACAACTGCTCGAGACCTTGGCAGCGCAGCCACTGCCTGAACCGATGCTGCTCAATGTCAACATCCCGCCCGTCGCAGCGGCGGATATCCCCGGATGTGTGATTGCGCGTCAGGGCGTGCGGCGGTATATCGATATGTTTGAAAAGCGGGTTGATCCGCGCGGTAAAACCTATTACTGGTTAGCAGGCGAAGTGCTGGAACCCGTGGCCCATGATGAAGACAGCTATCAGCTACTCGCTGAACAATTAGAGCAACTGCCGCAGTTTCAAGCTTTAGCGCAGATGCCAACAGACGTTTTGGCAATTCAAGAAAATTGGATCACGATGACGCCACTGCAATATAATCTCACCTCCCATGCGGGCATGATGCAGCTACAGGCTTGGCAGGCTCAGTGCGAGTGCTCGTCACTTCGTCCTGATGCTTCAGACGGAGCGGTGAAATCATAA
- the pheS gene encoding phenylalanine--tRNA ligase subunit alpha → MTPPSASLEADLQTLQTAGEAAIAAADSLDALEKIRLDYLGKKGKVSKVLGGMGKLPPEDRPRIGSLANQVKTAIQTQLDEQKTQLQDAAIQAQLAAETLDVTMPGVYQPQGRVHPINSIIDQITEIFVGLGYTVASGPEVESDYYNFEALNFLPDHPARDMQDTLYLPNGDLLRTHTSNVQIRYMKEHEPPCRVLATGRCYRRDTVDATHAAVFHQIEFFAIDKGITFTDLRGTIRAFIDALFGDIPIRFRPSYFPFTEPSAEVDVEWNGQWLEVLGCGMIDPNVLTAVGYDPEIYTGFAAGLGVERLAMVQHEIDDIRRLYGSDLRFLQQF, encoded by the coding sequence ATGACCCCACCTTCTGCAAGTTTAGAAGCCGATTTGCAAACCCTACAGACGGCTGGCGAGGCGGCGATCGCTGCTGCCGACAGCCTCGACGCATTGGAAAAGATTCGCTTAGATTATTTGGGCAAAAAGGGTAAAGTCTCCAAGGTCTTAGGGGGCATGGGCAAACTGCCACCAGAAGATCGCCCTCGCATTGGCTCCTTAGCTAACCAAGTCAAAACGGCCATTCAAACTCAGTTGGATGAGCAGAAAACCCAGCTGCAAGATGCCGCAATTCAAGCCCAGCTAGCGGCCGAAACGCTGGATGTCACCATGCCCGGCGTGTATCAGCCTCAGGGGCGCGTGCATCCCATCAACAGCATTATTGACCAAATCACCGAAATCTTCGTCGGCTTAGGCTACACCGTCGCTAGCGGCCCTGAAGTCGAGTCTGACTATTACAACTTCGAAGCGCTCAACTTTTTGCCTGATCACCCAGCGCGGGACATGCAAGATACGTTGTATCTGCCCAATGGCGACCTCCTGCGCACCCATACGTCAAATGTGCAGATTCGCTATATGAAAGAGCATGAGCCGCCTTGCCGGGTCTTGGCGACCGGTCGCTGCTATCGTCGCGATACCGTCGATGCGACCCATGCCGCCGTTTTCCACCAAATCGAATTTTTTGCGATCGACAAAGGTATTACGTTTACTGACCTGCGGGGCACCATTCGCGCCTTTATCGATGCCCTATTTGGCGATATTCCCATTCGCTTTCGGCCCAGCTACTTTCCCTTTACCGAGCCCTCCGCTGAGGTGGATGTGGAATGGAATGGCCAATGGCTGGAAGTCTTAGGTTGCGGCATGATCGACCCCAACGTCTTAACAGCCGTGGGATACGATCCGGAAATCTACACTGGGTTTGCCGCTGGTCTCGGGGTTGAACGCTTGGCGATGGTGCAGCATGAAATCGACGATATTCGTCGCCTTTACGGGAGTGATCTCAGGTTCTTGCAGCAGTTTTAG
- the plsY gene encoding glycerol-3-phosphate 1-O-acyltransferase PlsY, with amino-acid sequence MAWLVGVLTLLAAYLLGSIPTGYIIAKAVQGIDIREHGSGNTGATNVMRVVGKKAGIAVLVVDLCKGLLAVLMVQGLLTASYANLPVWLETLPWWMTGAGLLAILGHSRSVWLNWTGGKSAATGLGVLLALCWPAGLGAAAVFGVTLGLSRIVSLGSITAALASVVFMVVFQQPLPYILLAIAGSLYVILRHRTNIQRLLEGTEPRLGSRTPTS; translated from the coding sequence ATGGCTTGGCTAGTTGGAGTACTGACGCTGTTGGCAGCTTACTTGCTCGGCTCAATTCCCACGGGATATATCATCGCCAAAGCTGTGCAAGGAATCGATATCCGCGAACACGGCTCAGGCAATACGGGCGCAACCAACGTCATGCGCGTTGTTGGCAAGAAAGCGGGGATCGCTGTATTGGTGGTGGATCTCTGTAAAGGGTTGTTGGCCGTGCTAATGGTGCAAGGACTATTGACGGCCAGCTATGCCAACTTGCCAGTTTGGCTGGAGACGCTGCCGTGGTGGATGACTGGAGCAGGCTTGCTGGCAATTTTGGGCCACAGTCGGTCGGTTTGGCTGAACTGGACTGGGGGCAAATCGGCAGCAACGGGGCTTGGGGTGTTGTTGGCATTGTGCTGGCCCGCGGGACTCGGGGCGGCAGCAGTATTCGGAGTGACGCTCGGCCTCTCAAGAATTGTCTCTCTGGGATCGATTACTGCCGCTTTAGCATCCGTGGTGTTTATGGTGGTGTTTCAACAACCGTTGCCTTACATCTTGCTGGCGATCGCAGGCAGTCTCTACGTCATTCTGCGCCATCGCACCAATATCCAACGATTGCTAGAGGGAACA